CGAGAGCGATCTGCCGCAGCTCGCCAAGCTGCAGGAGCGACTGCTCGCTGCGCTCTGGCCGCTGCTCAAACCGGGCGGCAAGCTGCTTTACTGCACCTGCTCGATCTTCCATGTGGAAGGGCAGAGCCAAGTCAAAGCGTTTCTCTCGCGCAACACTGATGCCGCTTTACTCACCTCGCCAGGCCATTTAATGCCCGGTCATCCTGCGGGAGATGACAAGCTCCGCGAGAATGCGATAGGTGACCATGACGGCTTTTACTACGCACTTCTGCAAAAGCTGGCTGCGTGAGTTGAATGCACGCGGCAGGATGATTGCGTGGTGGCTGCGCTTGGCGCTTCTGGTGGGTGCGCTGGCCGGCCTGTGGGCTCCGGTGACGGGTTTTGCCGATCAGGCGCAAAGCCGCAGCGAGATCGCCGACTTCAAACTCCATCAGACTGCCGACGGCCTGCTGCTGTCGACCAGCATGCGCTTCGAGCTGCCCGATCAGGTCGAGGACGCGCTCTACAAAGGCATCGCCATGTACTTCGTGGCCGAGTCGCAGATCGTGCGCGAGCGCTGGTACTGGTCCGACAAAGTGGTCGCGCAGGCCACGCGCCACATGCGCCTGAGCTACCAGCCGCTCACGCGCCGCTGGCGACTGAGCCAATCCTCTGCACCGTTTGCCGACAATGGCCTTGGCGTGTCGCTGGGACAGAACTTCGAAGAGCTGGGTGATGCGCTGGCCGTCATGCAGCGGATCTCGCGCTGGAACGTGGCGGGCAGCGATGTGCTCGATGACAACGGCACGCAGACGCTGCATTTTCAATTCCGCCTCGACATGTCGCAGCTTCCAAGGCCGCTGCAGCTCAGCACCGTGGGCCGCTCGGGATGGAGCCTTTCACTCTCTCGCAGCGTGCGCCTGAACAGCACGACGGTGGAGACCACCAAGTGACCGCGCCGCAGCAGCCCGCACAGATTTCGGAGGCTGCTCGCAAGCAGAAAAGCCGTGGCCGCACCATGCGCTGGGCTCTCGGAATCGGCGCGGCGCTGATGTGCGCGATCGGCCTGGTGCTGCTGTTCCTGCTCACCCAGGCCACCAACAACCGCGATCTCTACGAGCGCAATTTCGCTTGGCTGATGGGCGTGAACGTGCTGGTCGCGGTGCTGCTTCTGGCCGTGCTGGCCTGGGGCGCGCTGCGGCTTGCCATGCGTCTGAAGCGCGGGCGTTTCGGCAGCCGCCTGCTGATGAAGCTGGCAGGCATCTTCGGCGTGGTCGGCGTGATTCCCGGGCTGCTGATCTATGTGGTGTCCTACCAATTCGTTTCGCGCTCGATCGAGAGCTGGTTCGACGTGCGTGTCGAAGGCGCACTGTCCTCGGGCGTGAGCCTTGCGCGCGTGACGCTCGACACCATGGGCGCGGATATCGGCTCCAAGACCCGCGAATCCAGCACCCAGCTCGCGCAGGTGCCGGACGCCGCTGCCGGGCTGGTGCTCGATCGCATCAAGGACCAGTTGGGTGCTTCCGACATCGTTCTCTGGAACGCGTCTGGCCAACCAGTCGCGAGTGCCGGGCAGTCGCGCTTCTCGCTCAATCCGGATCGCCCCACGCCGCAGCAGTTGCGCAATGCGCGGCAGGAGCGCATGACGTTCCAGATCGAGGGGCTGGACGACATCACCACCGCCAAGGCGGAAGACAACGCGCGCGTGAAGGCGCTGGTGTTGGTCAGCACGCCGACGCTCGGCTTGCTGGTCGAGCCGCGCTTTCTGCAGGCCACGGTTTCGCTGCCACCCGCGCTCGTGGCCAACGCCATCGCGGTGCAGGAGGCCAATCGCGAGTATCAGGAGCGGGCGCTCGCCCGTGGCGGCCTGCGGCGCATGTACATAGGCACGCTCACGCTCAGCCTGTTCCTCGCGGTGTTCGGCGCGGTGCTGCTGGCGGTGCTGCTCGGCAATCAACTGGTGCGACCGCTGCTGTTGCTGGCCGATGGCGTGCGCGAAGTGGCTGCGGGCAATCTGAGTCCGAAAGCGGTGATCCAGAGCAACGACGAACTCGGCGGCCTCACGCGCTCGTTTGCGACGATGACCCAGCAGCTTGCCGACGCACGTGCGGCGGTCGAGCGCAGCATGGGCGAGGTCGATGCCGCGCGCGCCAATCTGCAGACGATTCAGGACAACCTCACCGCTGGCGTGATCGTGCTGGATGCCATGGGCACGATTCTTTCGTCCAACCCCGGCGCGACGCGCATTCTGCGTGCGCCGATGGCCGCGTTCGAAGGCAAGCCGCTGGCCGATGTGCCGGGGCTTGCCGAGTTCGCGACTGCGGTGCAGAACCATTTCGACGAGTTCCATCGCGAGCGCACGCACCATGGGCTCGATCACTGGCAACATCCTTTCGAACTTGATGCGCCGCCCTCGGGCGTCGTCGGCACGCAAGGCACCAGCCTGGTGGCGCGTGGTGCAGAGTTGCCCGGCGGCGCGCGCCTGCTGGTGTTCGATGACATCTCCGAAATCGTCTCCGCCCAGCGCGCACAGGCCTGGGGCGAAGTGGCGCGGCGTCTGGCGCACGAGATCAAGAACCCGCTCACGCCGATTCAGTTGTCGGCCGAGCGCCTGGCGATGAAGCTCGACGGCAAGGTCCCGCCAGCCGAGCAGGCTGTGCTCAACAAGTCGGTCAAGACCATCGTCGAGCAGGTGGATGCGATGAAGCGGCTGGTCAACGAATTCCGCGACTATGCGCGCCTGCCCGCCGCCGAACTGCACCAACTCGATCTCAATGCGCTGGTCAACGACGTGCTGCATCTCTATGGTTCCGAGAACGCCACCGTGACCGTGGATGCCGATCTGGACCCCCGCAACCCGCACATCAACGGGGATGCCCAGCAGTTGAGGCAGGTCATACATAATCTTTTACAAAATGCCCAGGACGCCACGCAACAGGCGGCGGAGCAAAGCGCAGAGCCCGCCAAGCCGGTACGGATCAGCACCGTTTTGAGTGACACATCCAATCGTGTGCGCCTGACTGTGTCAGACTCGGGGCCGGGCTTCCCGGCGCATATACTGCAACGGGCGTTTGAGCCTTACGTTACGACTAAGCCGCGCGGCACGGGATTGGGGCTCGCGGTGGTGAAAAAAATAGCAGATGAACACGGCGCGCGTGTCGATTTGGTCAATCGTGTGGAAAACGATGTGGTGAAAGGGGCACAAGTGTCGCTATCATTCCCTTCGGACATCGCTTCAGCACTTTAACAACACGCGCATATCGTGCAACAAGGGTGTATCTAAACACATGGCAAACATTCTGGTGGTTGACGACGAGCTGGGAATCCGGGACCTGTTGTCTGAAATCCTGAACGACGAGGGTCACAGCGTGGACCTCGCAGAAAACGCCACCCAGGCTCGCAACGCACGTCTGGACAATGTCTACGATCTGGTGCTGCTCGACATCTGGATGCCTGATACCGATGGCGTGTCTCTGCTCAAGGAATGGGCCACATCCGGCATGCTGAACATGCCCGTCATCATGATGAGCGGCCACGCCACCATCGACACGGCGGTGGAAGCCACGCGCATCGGCGCCTTCTCGTTCCTCGAAAAGCCCATCACCATGCAGAAGCTGCTCAAGGCAGTGGAGCAGGGTCTGGCGCGCAGCACGGGCAACGGCAGCAGCTCGCAGGCGCAGGCTTCGGGCGCACCCGGTCAGAACGGTGCTCCGGCCAAGGTCGCGAGCAACGGTACAGGTGCTCCGGCGCTCAATGGCGTGGCAGGCGCATCGCCAACCGCTGTCGCCATGGTCGCCGAAGTGGACCAAGGCCCCATGTCGCATCAGGGCTTCGATCTCGACAGACCGCTGCGCGAAGCACGCGACGGATTCGAAAAAGCGTACTTTGAGTTTCATCTAGCCCGCGAAGGCGGCTCCATGACCCGCGTCGCGGAAAAAACAGGTCTCGAGCGCACCCATCTTTACCGAAAGCTGCGCCAACTCGGTGTAGACTTGGGCCGCAACAAACGAGGATGACGAAGAATTCAAAAAACAGAAATTTTTCGGCGATTTGCAAAAAAAGCAAAAAAATCTGTATATAATTCAAGTCTTCCCCAAGTGGCCCGGTAGCTCAGTTGGTAGAGCAGCGGATTGAAAATCCGCGTGTCCGTGGTTCGATTCCGCGCCAGGCCACCACTTGATTCTCAGAAGCCCGTTCAAGAAATTGGACGGGCTTTTGTCGTTCTGGCTTCCAGCAAAGTAGCTTGCCCGAACGTCAGGCGAACTCACTCAGCCACTGAGTCAGTTCTTGTCTCTCTACGACTTGCTCACGCCTTCAAGTGCCAGCAATAGTCGCGCACATTGATCGTCTTCACAGTACAGGTAGGCGAGGGGCACACCAAGTGTTTCTGCAATCAATCGTGCCGTCTTCACCGGGAGCTCATGCGTCCTCAACTCATATCGGCTGATCCGAGCACGGCTCGACGATTCTTCAATGCCGATCAGCACCTCCACTTTTTCCTGAGACCAGCCCAGCTCCTCACGTCGTGATCTCAAATGGCGGTTCAAGATCTTGCCTTGCGTCAGGTTGGGGTTCGAGTCTTTTGGCTGATTGAAAAGGGATTGACTATCGCGGCTGTCTCGATACTAGCCAAGCAATTCTATGGGAGACACGCTTAGCAGGCGGCTGAAATACTGATTGATTTCTAGTTGAAAATTTGACCAAACAGGAGTGCCTTACCCCTTGCCTGTCTCGAAAGAATCGCTTGTAGGACGTTCTACTCGATTGGGGATTTTTCGTGGCAAGTGTCTGGGGGATTTTGGCAGTCCGTTAGGCAAGAAAATCAGGGCGAAGTCTTCGAACATCCTTTTGAATGGTCGCCCATAGGCATGGATATTTCCAATTCTGTGTCGCAGGTTGTTGAACAATTTTGAACAATCATGCGATTTCTGCTGGAGGAGGGTGAATTGTGACAGTTATATGTAGAATTTATTACTCCTCGAAATTGGTAGTTATTTCATGGAAAAAATTACACTTGATACATTCATGATAAATCCACGGAGAGCGCATTTGCCGACGGGCGCCCTAGTCACAGGGCTTCTGGGACTTGTCCCCGGTAAAATGGCGTTTGCGCAGTCAGCTGCATCATGCTCCGTGAATTTGGTTTACACGGCAGAGCCAGTGGTCCCCCCAGCCGCTGTGCCGTCACTCTCGGGCTTTGGCTTGGCGTTGCTGCTTCTGGGGGTGCTTGCCTTAGCTTGGCGCCAACTGGCAATCACTGGCAGGGTGGCCTCGCTGATGATGGGCTGTGTGCTAGCCTTGAGCGCGATGACACCCACAGACCTGATGAGTCAGGTGTTGACCGCATTGTCGCTGGACAGCAGTTCTGGCGGCACGCTCAGCATCACTGGTACCAACGCCAATACCGTCAAAAATAATACCAACGTCTTGCTCAAAATTACGGCGCTGACTCCGGGCACCGGCACCAGTTTGTTGAGTCCTCCCACAGACTGTGTGGTGGGCACTCAACTGTCGCCTAATCAGAGCTGTACTGTGCAACTTGCCTGTGCCAGCGCCGGTCCTGTGGTTCCTGTTGTTACGGCTGTGGATGATACGGCCAGCTGGCCTGCCGGTGCCGTTGGCGCCAACTCAGACGTAACGCCAAACGACTCTTATCCACCAGGAAGTTTGTTCACGTTGCAACCCGGCGGCACCTGCACCAACTCCAGCGTAAGCAACACCGGCACGGCGACCTACGATGTGCCGGGAAGCGGCAATTGCACAGTGAATTATCAGGTTTGCGCACCGTCACCCAATGCCGCCGTGTGCAGCACAGCTGTGCTGACCGTCATTCCTGTGGTTCCTGTTGTTACGGCTGTGGATGATACGGCCAGCTGGCCTGCCGGTGCCATTGGCGCCACCTCAGACGTAACGCCAAACGATACCTATCCACCAGGAGGTTTATTCACGTTGCAACCCGGCGGCACCTGCACCAACTCCAGCGTAAGCAACACCGGCACGGCGACCTACGATGTGCCGGGAAGCGGCAATTGCACAGTGAATTATCAGGTTTGCGCCCCGTCACCCAATGCCGCCGTGTGCAGCACAGCTGTGCTGACCATCATTCCTGTCGTTCCTGTGGTTCCCGTCGTTACTCCTGTGGATGATGAGGCCCTTCAGCTTGCGAATACTGTTGGCGCCACATCAGACATAACGCCAAACGACACCTATCCGCCAGGAAGTCTGTTCACTTTGGAACCCGGCGGCACCTGCACCAACTCCAGCGTGAGCAGCACCGGTATGGCGACCTACGATGTGCCGGGGAGCGGCAATTGCACAGTGAATTATCAGGTTTGCGCCCCCTCACCCAATGCCGCCGTGTGCAGCACTGCGGTGCTGACCGTGAACACGAAGTGTCAGTATGACTTTGATTTATCTTGGTATTATTTCGGTACTGATGGAGCTACCCATGTGGTTGGGCTGCCTACAGATGCGTTGGTTTTGAACACGATCGAGCTCACTATCGATAATGGGACGCCGTTTGCCAGTGGATTTACTTACGGGCCCGCATCTTTCACCCTCTTCGACGGAGTGACATCCTCCTCCAC
This genomic stretch from Diaphorobacter sp. HDW4B harbors:
- a CDS encoding DUF4390 domain-containing protein produces the protein MTAFTTHFCKSWLRELNARGRMIAWWLRLALLVGALAGLWAPVTGFADQAQSRSEIADFKLHQTADGLLLSTSMRFELPDQVEDALYKGIAMYFVAESQIVRERWYWSDKVVAQATRHMRLSYQPLTRRWRLSQSSAPFADNGLGVSLGQNFEELGDALAVMQRISRWNVAGSDVLDDNGTQTLHFQFRLDMSQLPRPLQLSTVGRSGWSLSLSRSVRLNSTTVETTK
- a CDS encoding PAS domain-containing sensor histidine kinase; this translates as MRWALGIGAALMCAIGLVLLFLLTQATNNRDLYERNFAWLMGVNVLVAVLLLAVLAWGALRLAMRLKRGRFGSRLLMKLAGIFGVVGVIPGLLIYVVSYQFVSRSIESWFDVRVEGALSSGVSLARVTLDTMGADIGSKTRESSTQLAQVPDAAAGLVLDRIKDQLGASDIVLWNASGQPVASAGQSRFSLNPDRPTPQQLRNARQERMTFQIEGLDDITTAKAEDNARVKALVLVSTPTLGLLVEPRFLQATVSLPPALVANAIAVQEANREYQERALARGGLRRMYIGTLTLSLFLAVFGAVLLAVLLGNQLVRPLLLLADGVREVAAGNLSPKAVIQSNDELGGLTRSFATMTQQLADARAAVERSMGEVDAARANLQTIQDNLTAGVIVLDAMGTILSSNPGATRILRAPMAAFEGKPLADVPGLAEFATAVQNHFDEFHRERTHHGLDHWQHPFELDAPPSGVVGTQGTSLVARGAELPGGARLLVFDDISEIVSAQRAQAWGEVARRLAHEIKNPLTPIQLSAERLAMKLDGKVPPAEQAVLNKSVKTIVEQVDAMKRLVNEFRDYARLPAAELHQLDLNALVNDVLHLYGSENATVTVDADLDPRNPHINGDAQQLRQVIHNLLQNAQDATQQAAEQSAEPAKPVRISTVLSDTSNRVRLTVSDSGPGFPAHILQRAFEPYVTTKPRGTGLGLAVVKKIADEHGARVDLVNRVENDVVKGAQVSLSFPSDIASAL
- a CDS encoding response regulator, translated to MANILVVDDELGIRDLLSEILNDEGHSVDLAENATQARNARLDNVYDLVLLDIWMPDTDGVSLLKEWATSGMLNMPVIMMSGHATIDTAVEATRIGAFSFLEKPITMQKLLKAVEQGLARSTGNGSSSQAQASGAPGQNGAPAKVASNGTGAPALNGVAGASPTAVAMVAEVDQGPMSHQGFDLDRPLREARDGFEKAYFEFHLAREGGSMTRVAEKTGLERTHLYRKLRQLGVDLGRNKRG
- a CDS encoding helix-turn-helix domain-containing protein, with amino-acid sequence MEVLIGIEESSSRARISRYELRTHELPVKTARLIAETLGVPLAYLYCEDDQCARLLLALEGVSKS
- a CDS encoding midcut-by-XrtH protein; the encoded protein is MAFAQSAASCSVNLVYTAEPVVPPAAVPSLSGFGLALLLLGVLALAWRQLAITGRVASLMMGCVLALSAMTPTDLMSQVLTALSLDSSSGGTLSITGTNANTVKNNTNVLLKITALTPGTGTSLLSPPTDCVVGTQLSPNQSCTVQLACASAGPVVPVVTAVDDTASWPAGAVGANSDVTPNDSYPPGSLFTLQPGGTCTNSSVSNTGTATYDVPGSGNCTVNYQVCAPSPNAAVCSTAVLTVIPVVPVVTAVDDTASWPAGAIGATSDVTPNDTYPPGGLFTLQPGGTCTNSSVSNTGTATYDVPGSGNCTVNYQVCAPSPNAAVCSTAVLTIIPVVPVVPVVTPVDDEALQLANTVGATSDITPNDTYPPGSLFTLEPGGTCTNSSVSSTGMATYDVPGSGNCTVNYQVCAPSPNAAVCSTAVLTVNTKCQYDFDLSWYYFGTDGATHVVGLPTDALVLNTIELTIDNGTPFASGFTYGPASFTLFDGVTSSSTAAGLSWVPGSAGSPPALTDENTPVHVRYEGVCGGGGGNN